Sequence from the Thunnus maccoyii chromosome 11, fThuMac1.1, whole genome shotgun sequence genome:
CATCATTGATTACTCCTTCGATTAAACTTTGGGTATATACAATTTCAGAGGATAGTGAAAACTATCCTTCACTAATTCCCAAAGCTAAAGTgaactgtcttgttttgtccaacacttcaaaacccaaagatattccatttacaaTGAGATAAAGTAGAGAAAATGGGtaaacgattaatcagttatcaaaattgttgctgattaatcttCCAACAGTcatttaatcaactaatcatttcaacaCTGgtaatatacattttatttattttttatgtgtcaaATTAAATCCCCCGAATCACTTCTAATGCTTCATGTTTAGGTCCCACCTGTTGGtgcctcttcttctctccctgctCCTGGCAGCAGGGCGTGATGTCACAGGGGAGGGGGTGGACAGGAAGCCCAACTTTGTTCTGATGATGGTGGACGACCTGGGTATCGGTGATGTAGGATGCTATGGTAATGATACCATCAGGTCAGTCTTAACTAGTGTATTATGGTTCTAGTCCTCTTTTTCTCATCCATTGATCGCTCCTCTATTCTCATTAACAATCTCGTCTTTATCATCCTAGCCTGTTTATTACATCATGTCTATGTCAACATCTCTTGGAACATGTATGTGCATTtccttctgtctctgctctgtcCCTGTAGGACTCCTAACATAGACAGACTGGCCTCTGAAGGAGTGAAGCTGACTCAACACATTGCAGCTGCTCCTCTCTGCACCCCGAGCCGGGCAGCTTTCGTGACAGGGCGCTATGCTGTCCGCTCAGGTAGCCGACACTCTTAAAAGTTATGCAGCCTGTGCCAATGGAGACATCCCTGTCGTATTCATatatttacagcaatgtttGACCCGATGTgttcttttattgttaattcattttattcttacgtatttgtgtgtctgatttCTAGGGATGGGTAGCATAGGCCGTGTGCAGGTGCTTCTGTTCCTTGGAGGTTCGGGGGGGCTGCCATCCAGTGAGACCACCTTTGCTAAGAGGCTGCAGCAACAAGGATACACCACCGGCTTAGTTGGTGAGATAATTTACTgcactcatttatttattgatccTCAGTGTGAAATTTGTCCTGTCCTCTCCCCAGGTGAGACAGAAAGACCAGTTAGTGCCACTTCAGCTGCTCAGTTGCTCACCAACATGTAGGGCTTGAATTCTGTCTACCTCTCCCCTGTTCTCTCTCCATGTCTCTGCAGGTAAGTGGCACTTGGGTGTGAACTGTGAACGCAGAGGGGACCACTGTCACCACCCGAACCAGCATGGCTTCAGCTACTTCTACGGCCTGCCGTTCACCCTGTTCAATGACTGCGTACCTGGAGAGGGGAGTGACATCCTGACAGACCTTCAGTACATGCTCCGAAATCTGACCATGTTGCTTGGAGTTGGACTTTTCACGTTGGTAAGGCTGACAGTGTGTCAGGTTAGAAGTCACACAAATGTAACATCTGAATAAGACGCAGAATATGAGAAAAAGTTTTCTGAGTAACCACACAaaattaacaacaaaaacaactgagAGACACATGTGGTTtgccagaggaggaggagaaggagaaggagaaggaggaggaggaggaggaggaggaggaaactgtaaaacaaagagcGACTGAGGTTTGCGTGAGCTGTTTTCCCTAAAGCAAAATAACTAGTGCGTAATTACTAAGAAATGAGACACACAGGGTTGGAAACAAGATTGGGAACAGAGGCTGCAGTTGTGAAATTCACAGTCACAACAGCCAGAAACCTGCTTTAGGGGGAAGCAAGACGTTTCGAAACTGAAATTTAGTGAGGACTTGGCGTTGGTACAGTGGGTACCTCTAAAACAAATAGGAACCAGCTGTGCTATAGGTAGACTTTACAATCTATACAGTCTACGAGaccctctatccttagaccctcagatcagataaggaaaaactatttgttttctaatcaggaaaaacaaattcagttCAAAATAAAGAACTACATTGAAACAGTTTATTGGGATAGACTATCTATTGGGATATGTTCAATTTtttgtgattcatttttattaactgtttcaatatgtacaaaacaatgaaacacaagACCAAATAATAGAGCAAATCATTGAAAATGAGTCacagaacaaaaccaaaaataaacaaatctcAGAAATTAGAATTACAAATGCagtaagaaaataataataatcataaagtATATCAAAAAATACCATGTACCAATAAATACTACATAAAAGAGGTagcaaataaaactactttCATGTATAAatctaaatactgtatgtactgtaggaGACAATGTTCCACTTGTCTCACATGGTTAATCATTTGGTAAGGGATGATATCATCTAGTGGCGAAATCATGAAACTGCGTCAAAATTCAAGATCCCAGACAGACATATGAAGCATCACGGTATCATGACACTAAATGTCAAGTGCATTAAATATCAATAGAAACATTGAAGTGTTGATTCAACTATGGGTTTTTTTAGGTTTTAATTTGTGGTAGTGTTGTGCTAGATTGCATCATGTTATAAGGTGCACACATTTTGCCTCTTCCCCAAGTGTACtgtataaacaatatataaGGTTAAAATATCAACAGCTTACAACAGAATGCAATCCACTATGACAACACCATGAACTAAAATAAGGagtacaatttacaatttaaaccCTATCAATGAGATATATGAGAAATAAATGTGACTGGTAGTTTATATGACCATGGATTTCATCTACAGTATACGATAGCTGTAAAGCAGACACTTattgtacatactgtaagtcATATTATATGACAgttgttgcattttgtttgtgtgtgtactttcaggtgtgtgtccgtgtgtgtggCCTTTTTGATGTCAGCTTGTGGCTCTTGGTAGCCCTTTCCTTTGTCAGTATCCTTGGAACAGCTGTTTGGTACATGCCCTTTAAACTCCTGCCGACTTGGAACTGCATCATCATGAGGAACCAAGAAGTGATCGAACAGCCGATGACAGTGGAGACACTGCCCCAGAGATTGCTGGGAGAAGCACAAAATTTTATCAAGAGGTAGTAAATGCAGGAGCAAATTTTTACAATTGTTTTGAAAATGGAAGTCACCAGGCATAAAAACTTCTGGGAACTGCTGTTTACCATCTGCTCAGAGcagtttcatatttcatgtaCATCTGTGGTTTAAATACTCATTGCCTGGACTTGCCCAGGCCAAAGACAGCGTGAAAGACTGTGAAATTGATCAAAACCGACAGCACAAAGCACATTCATTTCTACCAGAGATGTAAATCTTTGAAAATCAGTCAAAAACATAAGTAAGTAATTTCTGAATAACGCTTTGGCATTGTAGTTTTTTGCAAaagttactcaaacaggaatTAACAGTTCATTTGCTAGGGACTATTTCAAGCCGatgattaatacacatttgtcACGCTGGTGAGAATTTACAGCCGCAGGATGGtttatgtgggattgactcaaaataaactactgcACCCATGTTCactgtaatgaaggaacatatcacccagtgcaacagtgtggttctttttttagtgttttgaaCGCAGGCAATACATGTTAGAATGATCGGTTCATTGTGGGTGTTGGTCCTTctgtgggatttgttgacagcaaGAAAATATCATAAGCCTTATCCTTTATGACTTAACATAAAATCAACCTACATGGGTGATATTAAAACTGACAGTTGGCTAATGAGAGAGCTTTTCATTttacctctcctcctccaggaATGCTGATCGTCcattccttctcttcttctcattGGCTCATATCCACACGCCACTTTTCAAGACTCCTGCCTTTGCTGGCAAAAGTCGCCATGGTCGCTATGGTGACAACATAGAAGAAGTGGACTGGATGATTGGTGAGTGAGGGTTGTAAAGTGAAAGTGCTAAGACCGGCATGCGTTGTTAAACTTTTTTAATCGAGTGGTAGACTGGCCATCAGCAGTATTTCACCTAAGTGCAAATTTGCCcctttgttttatattgttctATAGGTGTGAAGTTTAAGTTATGATAACTGCTAGATATGATGGCTACAACTATAAAAATAAGGACCAAGTTGTAAAAAACTTGAATTATCCTTTCACAATCAGGAAAGCAAGAGCAACTCTGCACTCTCCCTCTGTTTAGGAAGTTTGAGCTCCCTCATGGGATATATTTCCAAACCAACCCATATCTATTTCAATCTTAATATGTTTTCTAGGTAAAATGGTAGAGACTGTGGATTCCCTCGGCCTATCCAACAACACTCTGATGTACTTCACATCAGACCACGGTGGACACCTAGAGGATTCTAATACACTGATCGGCCAGAAAGGAGGCTGGAACAGCATCTATAAAGGTAGTCATCAATCACTTAACAATCACTTTAAATGCgatatttaatgtaattatgGTTATTAGTCTATAATTTGGTTAATATGGCCATTATCTTATGTCTTTTTCAGGTGGGAAGGCAATGGGGGGCTGGGAGGGAGGGATCAGGGTTCCTGGTATTTTCCGTTGGCCTGGCAGACTGGCAGCTGGAAGAGTGGTGGATGAACCCACCAGCCTCATGGACCTGTACCCTACGGTGAAATATTTGGCCCAGGACACCCACCCAGACAGGTAAAGACTTGCTGATATGGCTGCTTTCTGTGTAGTGTGTGTACTCTCACCCACTTAGTATTTCCTCATCATTCTTGGATGGGTTGAGAAGCTTTGAAAAAAGTTTGAATGGTACACTAAAACATTGTTTTGGTGTACCATTCAAACACAGCATGAGTTACAAAAATGGGGGTAAACTATATAATCACTCTAAATAACTTGAGCTCATTATCTGTAAACAgccatatattttatttagagAAGGTTACTATGTAGACACTACGAATTTAGCAAGAATCACAAGTGACAGACAGATAGTTTGTGGCTAAATATGATTCTGATTATGTTTTGTCATTATGACAAAAAGTATCTAGTTCtcacttattttattattacttgttgATGATTCTGACATAATGAGTTTGCGTTCAAAAAGATAATTACTCATCTTAATATGGTAGTTTGTTGTATTACTTTGTGATCTAAACagtaatatttatttcattttcaaaaaattgAATTCATgctttttaatatattttatttttttaattaaacaataatTGCCACATGTCCTCACTGACCTTCCGAGAACATGAGCAAAAGTTTACAAAATTATAATTGGGTCAATGTGAACGTGAGATATTATATTATAGGACCAAAAGTCAAAAGTGTCTATTTCTCTGCATGTAGTGATGTGTCTGTCTCCTGATTGTAAATCACTTTTTATCAAATTGACATCCCCCTcccccttctctgtctctctgtttattGTGCCTTCTCCCAGGCCTTTAGATGGTTATAACCTCATGCCACTACTGGAGGGGAAAGTAGAACGATCAGAGCATGAGTTCATGTTCCACTACTGTGGTATCTACCTGAATGCAGTACGCTGGCACCCACCTGGCAGTAAGTTTACAcatagacacagaaacacatcagatcATCTGGTggtatttctttctctctgaagtTTTTAGTTCTGCAGAAAAAGACATGTTGATGTAATTTTGGCTTTAAAACAGAAATCAAGCTGTACTTTACTTTACAGTCAGACATTTACAAATAGAATAACATTGAATTGAACcaaaatgaactgaatgaaactaaaatttttatactttatactttatataaaaaatggttaaatggATAGATTTTAGCCATTCCGGTCCCAGCTCTGCTAACTGATTCCAATCCTGGATTAGATTCTTGACAAGAAACCAAAGTTGCAAAAGACaccaaatatataaatatataatccATTTTAGGCCTTCATTACTTCAGCACAACTGGGGAAATCAGAATCACTGAAAACTTTGTTATTTTTGATAAAAGTCCTCTCTTGCATTAAATAATTTTCATGCACTGAGTAAATTTTGCTCAGGCCACTACTGCCTTTTATGAAGTTCACTTTGCAGTACCACCCCCAGCTGCCATGTCATCAAAGCACTACACGCATGTATTGCTATTACTGGCGATATAGCCAGAGGGGCAGACAAGCGGTCTTAGTATACACTGTATTCTTCTGCTTTTTCATGCCTGTGTTctccggtgtgtgtgtgtttttgtgtgtttgtgtgtgtgtgtttccatccaggTGACTCTATCTTCAAGATACACTTTTTCACCCCCAACTTTTCTCCCCCGGGAGCCGGCGGATGCTATGACACCAAGGTCTGCCAGTGTCATGGACATCATGTGACGCACCACAACCCACCGCTGCTTTATGACCTGTTCCACGACCCCTCAGAGTCACGCCCACTGACCCCTGATACTGAGCCAAGATTTGCCGAAATTCTTGAGGAGACCGCCAAAGCTGTGAAGAGGCATCAAAGTACCCTCACAGATTCTGATTCGCACGCCAACACACCTGCACATGGCACTCCAAGCCAGTTGACTTGGGAGAAGATTCTGTGGAGACCCTGGCTTCAGCCCTGCTGTGGGACCTTTCCATTCTGTGGCTGCAAAGAAGACTCAACACATATTTAAGGAAAAActcttaaaaatgtgaaaaaaacagctCAGGTTTAATGAAGCTCCTCTCAGCAGGAATCTGCTGCAGTATTCCCACTTTGTTCAAGAATAATATCGCTCTGTAATGTACTTTTTGTGGTTCAGGGTGCATTCAGGAGCTCTTAACATTTTAAGTTCTCACAGCATTTCCCAGATGGATCATGAAAAGGTCTGGCCTACAGACTTTGTGTAAAAAGTGTCCAGCCACACTTCTTTGGCTTTCCAAAGTGTCCCCACTTGCATTTAGAGGCTTTGTTTAATTTagaagttttaattttttttaatgtaacaagaagaagaaaaaggacaaATTATTATCTAAACAGtaaattgaaactgaaactaaacttAAATCAGAATAAAGTAATACAAAATTGAAATTAATATACTATTACAATGGCCAGTAATTAAATAAAGACTAAACCTTGCTGtgtttaattacactgtacataCTCAGGGTGCAACAGAGAGCCAAAGATAACACTTCTTTACTCAACTAAAGGGAAAGTCTGTTGTTTAACTGTATCATTCATGAAGTGAAGGATCTGTTCAATTGGTGTTCTTATTtgtttgaaggaaaaaaatattaacagagCCTTGAGAACACAatgcaataaaatgtttaatttaaaaactgtgtttctgtctctttgaaAATGTACCTTAGTTTGATGAAAGTTATTTCCCCCTGAACTCTGAGAGGcccttttgtttgtgtttcagtcacTGTGCTTACATCCAGACTAATTTTCTATTGTTTATGATGACTGTCTCATtcttttatatacatttaattCATGCAGAACTGAAAATAGAAGTGAAATTCCTCAAGAAGGTAGTTTATGGTATGTACCATTAGAGGGCAGAGTCAGACTGTGTTTGGTCAGCTGTATGTTTgtatgagagtgagagagagagggtaatGGGAGGTAAGAGTGAGATTTCAGCtaatttctgtctctctgtgtagCATTAATTATACATAAATGTCATTATGTAtgaatatacatatttttagtgcaaaacaaataaaaagatacaCCATCTTAGGTACACAAATACATGAGCACTATTTAAGCACATAACACTTATGCATTGTATGTATGTAACCTAGTATAGTAGTAATATTTCTATAACATAGTACAATATTGCATCAGTAGTCATTAGCTGTAGGTTAAAAATAGAATCCCTACCCTgagcattttttgtttttagctcTAGCGACCACAAAAAAAACTCCCAGTCACTGTCTTCTTGATTCCCTTTCCTCTCATTCTTTATTCTGCATCAATCCACCCCCTTCATGTCAATTCTTTCCACTCCTTTTCTTGATTCTCCTTGAAATTCTCACCTGTCActtcttccctccttttccGATCATCGGCATTGTTTTGGTGAGAACTGAATCCTTTTTGATCTCGGTAGGggaattttctttctttgcgTTCTTCAGGAAGGTCAGAGCAGAAAGTCAGTTGCTGAACAGTCAAGGACTCAAATGCAGGGCGGATGTTGTCCCAGTGTGACCACAAGGACACCCTGTGGCTCAATACATCTTCGATaataaacaactttaaaaaattGTGTGAACTTCTCCATCCTCAGTGTCATCATtattcattatcatcatcatcatcatcatcaacactTACACTGTCTCCCTCCAGCAGCGGCTGGCTGTCAAAACATCAAAGTTTGCTACAGCAGAAGCCTATAATtgctctccttccctccctcctctctgcttcctctccttCCATCTTCATCTTCTCAAAAGgctttcttcatctcctccttgctgtcctcccttcttcctcctcctctccctccagaTATTCCACTCGCATCTGcaaatttcatcatcatcatcagcagcatcatcatcactgtaaTCGTTGCCATCACGGTCAGAGCATTTACTTCTCTCCCTCCAGCGGAGACCCGTACATCAGCAAGTTCATTACAGTAGCCACTCCATTATATCTTTGAACAGTAAATCATTCAGTCGACTATACATAACAGCATTTGGCTGTACATCAAAGTTAATGATGGCCGGTGGGATACAATGTTACTGACTGTACATCATGTCACATACGTCACCATGTGCAGACACAACCACATACAAACATGCCAGTGTGCACAGGCGtagatgcacacacatgttcgtgcacaaacatgcacacagtatATCATGTTTTTAACAGACGAGTGGTTTTCTGTAAAGGTCAGTGTTTCAGGATGGTCTGTAAAGCATTTTTATAACACTGTGTttgacacacataaacacacatacagcttgAAAAGATAGGAATACTGCACGGCAGTTAAAATACATTGGAAATAGCTCTCCTCCTATACCAAGCATGTTACGCAAAGACTAATAGCTAAGGGGCTGTTGTTGCCTTGTTTTTGTGATGTAGTTGTGGATTTGTGCCAGAAGATGCTAAGGAtagaacattttcaaatgaacattgtCAGCCAACTGTGGCAGAATGTCTTTGTTGTGGAAAATCTGTTTTCCATCTTGGTAATTAGTTTTCGCTGCCATTTAAACTCACTGACAATATCAAGCcaagaaaatgtttgttgtgttgatCATTTGAAGTTTGAATTATAAAAAACATTCTGATACTGAACACAAAcaatgtcaaacacacacatacacacacacacacacacacacacacacacacacacacacacacacacacacacacacacacacacaccacaattGTGCTATTAGTCAAATTCTGCATTGTTTTGGAATGACAGCAAACCAGCATTGTAACCTTCTGCCTTCTGTTCAGTATCTTCTCCCATCCCTCTGTCTGATCTAAGTATGTCATCTAAATTGTTGCTtaatttttgtacattttaccTTGAAGTATAGCTATTTAATAATCCATTAAGGCATAactcaacattttgggaaatacacttattcactttcttttctaTGGATGAGGCGATCAATATCACCTAATGCCTGTGCTTTAAGTGTAAAGCCAGGGCTTggaggcaattagcttagcttagcataaaaactagtagcagggggaaacagttgGCTGGCTTTGTTAAAAAATACTCATAGCACAGCTCAGTAATTAACTTGCcatatcttatttgtttaattcataaacaacattttttttttttacaggcatACTGTGCCTATTTCTTGATGAACAATTGGTGCAATGACTTGATGGACTCCTCACGTTACAGTGAGGTTTCTGGGTTTGGTACCATTGTGCCTTTACAGAAACCTATACCAAATCTTTTGGTTACCAACCTTAACTGGCAACTCACGCTATAACTGGAGATGCtgcacatttatgtttttttaaagaaaaaaaaaatacatgtgtgataattggtgagctttagagagaaccaggctagctgttttccccctCCAGTCTTAATGCCAGGCTAGGCTAATTGCCTCCCAGATGTAGCTCCAAACTTAACACATAGAcgagagtggtattgatcttcttatTCTCTATAATGACTAAACGTATCTGGTAGTTACCATAAGTGGTTTCCTCTTAGTGTTTAAAacctgatttatttatttattcatttattttttagattacacatacattcacatgGGCTACTTGAAACACATAACTAAAAATGCTCAAATGGTGAAATTACCCTTGAAATGCACTGTACCTAACCTTTCCACTTTAAGAGCACACCCTGTGGCCGTTTTACAGTGTCACTGTAAGAAGACTTGTGAGATAACTGGAGATCCGCATTATAGCAGTTTATTTAGGTGTGAAAGTGTGAcaaggaaagacaaaaaaatctatttatataCATGAAAATGAGGGTAGAGTCTCTGTGGCCAGTTAGTAGCCATATTACTGTATGATCTGCCCTGCACTGCTCTGTTTGGCTGAGGTTTTGTTAAAACCACAACAGACCTCTGTGGTAAAGCCGTCACATACCATTATAATCTACAGTCCGTGCCCAACGCAGCGTGTGCTCTTCACCCTCCTATCTCAGTATATGCCTTTTATTATTTCCTCAAAATCAAAGCTAACGTTGTCTGCAGTGGGTTGAAAGGCCTAGGGCCCCATGACCAGGGAACTAAAACGCTGCACAGTGTTAAAATGCAGATGCATTAAAAGGGAAACGGGAAAACTCAAGATTTCACAAGTTTCTGCAGAACAAAATACATTCCACTTACACCCTTCCACTATTAAATTTCTCCAACTTTCTTGTTCAATCAGTCCAAGAATTGATCAATAATTACCCATCAATGGCTAATTGTTTATCGAACCATCCATctatctgtttctctttttggtTCATCTATATATGTATCCAGTAACAAAGGAAAGCAAGAGGAAATCTCTGTGGTTTGTCAGTTGtctgctgctcttttctcttctcaccTCAGTAGATTACCATGGCAGAGCAGCAATTACTCACCATTACAGCACTATTACATTACCAAGTTTAgaaaatgtgtatgtttgtgtgtgtaatggagagagagagtgagtctTTGTCAGGTGTTTACTGTACGCTGCTATTAGTGCCGATTggatctgtctgtgtgtgtttctgtgtgtgtgtgtgtgtgtgtgtgtgtatgcatgcagtATATGTGTCTTTATTTGGACACAGTGCAGAGAACAAGAAAATGAATTTGCATGTGTTACTGTATCTGTGTCTTTATCATAAACGTCAGTGCAGCAGAGGAAGATTTGTGTGCCTGTATATATTATGGgattatactgtgtgtgtgctgtgttttcagCAGCACTGGCCCGAATTGTTACCGTGTGAGATAGGCTCCAGGGGATGAAATGTTGTCTCTGCTGGGGAactttcaccacacacacacacacacactctctctctctctctaactgaCTCTAAGCCTCTTTGAATCTCTACATGTTGTTACTCTGCCCTTGCATCTAAATGTAGATCTTACTCTGATCCTGAATCCTTGGGGGAGTTATACTGCACCacaacatgttgtgtttttgtgtatgtgtgtgtttaatgtggtGCAGTTTCTGTAGTTTAAGCATGTGTCATGTTGTGTACCATATGGTCAAAATTACCCCACACAGACGACAAGGCTTCAGGCAGGGAACAGGACATTTTGACCAACATGTCCATATATACATACAACTGtctacattttcacacacattttctcactaATGTAGACATGCAAAAAACTTTCAGTCATTAATACAGTAATTATAACACGCAAATACACTTATGCACATTCTAAATCACAAACTGACACTACCCCCTGCTAGTGTTAACATTCAGCCCCTCTTTGGTGACAGGAAGTGTTTAGGGAGGTGCGGTTTGATGAGGTACAGATAGCTAAATAACTAGGCTAATGGGACAATTGTAGCCTatcacacagccacacacacacacacacacacacacactgtgctgaacctctcttcctgtccttatgcctctttaactgacagaattTGGCTCCAACATTCtcatctgtttttcagtttagcACTCAAGAGCAACAGCTCTCAGGCTTTCTGTTGCAGAGGCACGCTTTGATTCAggaccaaaaaaacaaaaaaaacaaaaaacaactgcagCAAAATGCTAAATTACTCCCGGTTAGTTGAAGAGCGTCAGAGCAGTATGTGTAATTTAGGAGAATTACAGGTTTTCAAAGAGTGAACCACTCCCACATCTGACACCTCGAcctacatagacacacacacacacacatactgcatcAGTCTACTGTATTTCAACTCACACTGCAGATGTTACAGTGATGTCAGTCACCGTACATGAGAGGCTTCTTGAGAGCTATATGTATGGCCTGCATATGGTCTGGTGGTGGTGGCAAAACCACTAAATAGGATGCAGTCATTTTTAGGGTTTGCGATTTATTGTCCCAGACATCCTTTGTTAAGGCAAGTCACTCTGGTCTGACATAAATTAGGTCAAAAAATACCACATGGTTGGTGGGACTCTCATGATCACTGAGTTCAATCATGTTCCAATTTTTAGGCCGTTTAGGCCCAAGtttgaacataaaaatacaaaaatcctTCTGTTTTCACTAACTAGCAATGACCAGCTTTTCCCTTTGTTGCATAAACTGAATGAAAACCAAAtccatgtgtctgtgtttgaacaTTTATGGAAGAGTGGCAAAGCCAGGGAGAGAGTACAATGAGATTACTGGCTAACTACACCACCTAGGGAATTTTACTCCAGGAAATATGTACAATAATACCCGGAAATGTGTGACACTAATTATTATTAAGGAAACTTGTAACACCTAAGGCACACAGGCTCATTTCTTGAGGGAGACAGGataaattttaataatataaattaaacaaagaGGAGGAATtgcagaaggaaaaaaaagttaatctaATATAATAATCTAATATAAGAATCTATTAGACATTCTGTTCAGTAAACTAATTACTTATtgcaaaaatgtacagtatatattttaatattaagtAAAAACAAGACACTTGCCTCCCCAAAAAGCCAAcaagttcaaatattttaagtAAATCAACACttcaagaaacaaaaaaacaacatattccTTTAAAATCAATCCAATGTGTGTGACAAAATGTGGTGCctacaatatataaatacagcTGAAAACTGTCTGAAACTTTTATAACCGATATGCCCAGATATTCCCTCTATAACTCATCATGACAGGGTCTAGGCTGGTGAAGAGCAGAGGGAATAGGACACAGAGCAGgaatgaataatgtaaaattGATGCGATGGTCAGTGAAGGAGGGAGGAGTGATGTGTGATGGAACGAATGATTGTAGGAATAGAGGATGGAGAATGTAGGCACAGCAATAGGAGAAGTGCTTGAGGTGTGACAAACAAGATACAGACTTGCTGATGACAAAGTGAacgaatttttttttcttatattggAGGGTTAAAAGGAGAGAGTGTGCAAGCAacagaaagggagggagggagaccAGCTTCTTTTAT
This genomic interval carries:
- the arsh gene encoding arylsulfatase D isoform X2, whose product is MRSHLLVPLLLSLLLAAGRDVTGEGVDRKPNFVLMMVDDLGIGDVGCYGNDTIRTPNIDRLASEGVKLTQHIAAAPLCTPSRAAFVTGRYAVRSGMGSIGRVQVLLFLGGSGGLPSSETTFAKRLQQQGYTTGLVGKWHLGVNCERRGDHCHHPNQHGFSYFYGLPFTLFNDCVPGEGSDILTDLQYMLRNLTMLLGVGLFTLVCVRVCGLFDVSLWLLVALSFVSILGTAVWYMPFKLLPTWNCIIMRNQEVIEQPMTVETLPQRLLGEAQNFIKRNADRPFLLFFSLAHIHTPLFKTPAFAGKSRHGRYGDNIEEVDWMIGKMVETVDSLGLSNNTLMYFTSDHGGHLEDSNTLIGQKGGWNSIYKGGKAMGGWEGGIRVPGIFRWPGRLAAGRVVDEPTSLMDLYPTVKYLAQDTHPDRPLDGYNLMPLLEGKVERSEHEFMFHYCGIYLNAVRWHPPGSDSIFKIHFFTPNFSPPGAGGCYDTKVCQCHGHHVTHHNPPLLYDLFHDPSESRPLTPDTEPRFAEILEETAKAVKRHQSTLTDSDSHANTPAHGTPSQLTWEKILWRPWLQPCCGTFPFCGCKEDSTHI
- the arsh gene encoding arylsulfatase D isoform X1, with protein sequence MFRSHLLVPLLLSLLLAAGRDVTGEGVDRKPNFVLMMVDDLGIGDVGCYGNDTIRTPNIDRLASEGVKLTQHIAAAPLCTPSRAAFVTGRYAVRSGMGSIGRVQVLLFLGGSGGLPSSETTFAKRLQQQGYTTGLVGKWHLGVNCERRGDHCHHPNQHGFSYFYGLPFTLFNDCVPGEGSDILTDLQYMLRNLTMLLGVGLFTLVCVRVCGLFDVSLWLLVALSFVSILGTAVWYMPFKLLPTWNCIIMRNQEVIEQPMTVETLPQRLLGEAQNFIKRNADRPFLLFFSLAHIHTPLFKTPAFAGKSRHGRYGDNIEEVDWMIGKMVETVDSLGLSNNTLMYFTSDHGGHLEDSNTLIGQKGGWNSIYKGGKAMGGWEGGIRVPGIFRWPGRLAAGRVVDEPTSLMDLYPTVKYLAQDTHPDRPLDGYNLMPLLEGKVERSEHEFMFHYCGIYLNAVRWHPPGSDSIFKIHFFTPNFSPPGAGGCYDTKVCQCHGHHVTHHNPPLLYDLFHDPSESRPLTPDTEPRFAEILEETAKAVKRHQSTLTDSDSHANTPAHGTPSQLTWEKILWRPWLQPCCGTFPFCGCKEDSTHI